A region from the Drosophila bipectinata strain 14024-0381.07 chromosome 3R, DbipHiC1v2, whole genome shotgun sequence genome encodes:
- the ems gene encoding homeotic protein empty spiracles, whose protein sequence is MTKMIPPVPTAAAVMMPTPKQKIGFSIESIVGNDAVSNAAGNSSPDNGQQSPPPSERNVPGSPPQTPPTSLTLIPGSPPHHLMAPPAHHHLHPHPHAVPPPHPHPHLSPAQQHVLHQHILMQQQQQQHGAPKSHQDIQELLQRLHHNAAVASGLSPLQTRLSLDNDASPVAVSLKRERSPAPPALEQAENPAQRIQPPHTPPKSVSPQSSQPSSSPTLLVSSPHATPPQQQQPPNYPKPTVMHPAGAGPGPMMMPGMPPAGLVRPFPVGPGGPTMPQGQPGLPDIKALPPYINAPPELPPQHNPHLIAAAQFQMAAALQAGHVLGPAAAAAAAAGLPPHAAPFMPNPGMPRESYQLYPWLLSRHGRIFPHRFPGSFLVPPFRKPKRIRTAFSPSQLLKLEHAFESNQYVVGAERKALAQSLNLSETQVKVWFQNRRTKHKRMQQEDEKGGSGGSERNLHNGSGDEDDDELIDMEMDDCPSDEEHDLDASH, encoded by the exons ATGACTAAGATGATTCCACCGGTGCCCACCGCTGCAGCCGTCATGATGCCCACGCCCAAGCAGAAGATCGGCTTCAGCATCGAGTCCATTGTGGGCAATGATGCGGTCAGCAATGCCGCCGGCAACTCGAGCCCGGACAACGGCCAGCAGAGTCCGCCGCCGTCGGAGCGCAATGTGCCCGGCTCACCGCCCCAGACTCCGCCAACCTCGCTGACCCTCATCCCCGGATCGCCGCCACACCACCTGATGGCCCCGCCagcccaccaccacctccacccTCATCCGCACGCCGTGCCGCCTCcccatccgcatccgcatctcTCGCCCGCCCAGCAGCATGTCCTCCACCAGCACATCCTcatgcagcaacaacaacagcagcacgGAGCCCCCAAGAGCCACCAAGACATCCAGGAGTTGCTGCAGCGCCTGCACCACAACGCTGCCGTGGCCAGTGGACTGAGCCCCCTGCAGACGAGGCTCTCCCTGGACAACGATGCCTCTCCAGTTGCCGTTTCTCTGAAGCGAGAGCGATCACCTGCCCCCCCTGCCCTGGAGCAGGCGGAGAATCCCGCCCAGCGCATCCAGCCGCCACATACGCCGCCGAAATCAGTTTCCCCTCAGTCATCGCAGCCCTCCTCGTCGCCCACATTGCTGGTGAGCAGTCCACATGCCACGCCTCCTCAGCAACAACAGCCGCCCAACTATCCCAAGCCGACAGTTATGCATCCGGCGGGAGCTGGACCGGGTCCGATGATGATGCCCGGTATGCCGCCAGCGGGTTTGGTGCGTCCCTTCCCCGTGGGCCCCGGAGGACCGACGATGCCGCAGGGTCAGCCCGGCTTGCCAGACATCAAGGCCCTGCCCCCGTACATCAATGCACCGCCAGAGCTGCCGCCCCAGCACAACCCCCACTTGATCGCCGCCGCCCAGTTCCAGATGGCCGCTGCCCTGCAAGCCGGCCACGTTCTGGGCCCTGCTGCAgcggccgctgctgctgccggaTTGCCGCCACATGCCGCTCCCTTCATGCCCAATCCGGGCATGCCCAGGGAAAGCTACCAACTGTACCCTTGGCTGCTCAGTCGTCATGGAAGGATCTTCCCACACCGGTTCCCAGGAA GTTTCCTGGTACCGCCGTTCCGCAAGCCGAAACGCATTCGTACCGCCTTCTCGCCGTCGCAGCTTCTGAAGCTGGAGCACGCCTTCGAGAGCAACCAGTACGTGGTGGGGGCCGAGCGCAAGGCCCTGGCCCAGTCCCTCAATCTGTCCGAGACGCAGGTGAAGGTGTGGTTCCAGAACCGCCGCACCAAGCACAAACGGATGCAGCAGGAGGACGAGAAGGGAGGCAGCGGGGGATCCGAGCGCAATCTGCACAATGGTAGCGGAGACGAGGACGATGACGAGCTGATCGACATGGAGATGGACGACTGCCCCAGCGACGAGGAACACGACCTGGACGCCAGCCACTGA